The following proteins are co-located in the Phragmites australis chromosome 10, lpPhrAust1.1, whole genome shotgun sequence genome:
- the LOC133930649 gene encoding protein EXORDIUM-like 2 → MDERRKPAFVPLLCLALAVLLSEAPPRCAAFNPRMLFLVKPDPIVLQDHRGALLTGNLTVNLLFYGRFAPAQRAIVADFVRSVSASAPHPQPGAAPSVASWWRTTTLYRGGGARLRLGRQILDERMSLGRSLSLDNVTELARAAGHHRGAITAVLTAADVLVAPFCMSRCGVHNHARGGAHGMARYTYLWAGNPAQQCPGQCAWPFHQPLHGPQTPPLVAPNGDVGADGMVISLAALLAGTVTNPYGDGYYQGETGAGLEAATACAGIFGSGAYPGYPGKLLTDPVTGASYNAVGLGGRKYLLPAMWDPTTSLCKTLV, encoded by the coding sequence ATGGACGAGCGCAGGAAGCCGGCGTTCGTGCCGCTGCTCTGCCTAGCCCTCGCCGTCCTGCTGAGCGAGGCGCCGCCGCGGTGTGCGGCGTTCAACCCGCGCATGCTGTTCCTGGTGAAGCCCGACCCGATCGTGCTGCAGGACCACCGCGGCGCGCTGCTCACGGGGAACCTCACCGTCAACCTGCTCTTCTACGGCCGCTTCGCCCCGGCGCAGCGCGCGATCGTCGCCGACTTCGTCCGGTCCGTCTCGGCGTCAGCGCCGCACCCGCAACCGGGCGCGGCGCCGTCCGTGGCGTCGTGGTGGCGCACCACCACGCTgtaccgcggcggcggcgcgcggctgAGGCTCGGCAGGCAGATCCTGGACGAGCGCATGTCGCTGGGCCGGTCACTCTCTCTGGACAACGTCACGGAGCTGGCGAGGGCCGCTGGGCACCACCGCGGTGCCATCACAGCCGTGCTCACCGCGGCCGACGTCCTCGTGGCACCGTTCTGCATGTCGCGGTGCGGCGTCCACAACCACGCCAGAGGGGGCGCGCACGGCATGGCGCGGTACACCTACCTGTGGGCTGGGAACCCGGCGCAGCAGTGCCCGGGCCAGTGCGCGTGGCCGTTCCACCAGCCGCTGCACGGCCCGCAGACCCCGCCGCTCGTGGCGCCCAACGGCGACGTGGGCGCGGACGGCATGGTCATCAGCCTCGCCGCGCTCCTCGCCGGCACGGTGACCAACCCGTACGGGGACGGTTACTACCAGGGCGAGACCGGCGCCGGGCTGGAGGCCGCCACGGCGTGCGCCGGCATCTTCGGGAGCGGGGCCTACCCCGGCTATCCCGGGAAGTTGCTCACAGACCCCGTCACCGGCGCGAGCTACAACGCCGTCGGGCTCGGCGGGAGGAAGTACCTGCTCCCTGCGATGTGGGACCCGACGACCTCGCTGTGCAAGACGCTTGTGTAG
- the LOC133930648 gene encoding uncharacterized protein LOC133930648, with the protein MSSSNPGSPHASAHPDHEHTPLCRSSGAPTTTPTPPPPPWSGTSDSWPPAYRPIRMPATNVSTNTAAFLSPVPQPLPVPPAAPPHAFQAPAKRIASPDDIARFHASLHGRHFLGFVAALSVSVHGRNLTDPLAAPPSPAVSTLLDLVTALSALVASTPPLPHNSRYGNPAFRLWHEKVADSAGELIVRITATAASPSDLAGAEVELAPYLLDSFGNATRIDYGTGHETNFAAFLYCLARLGLITEPDYPAVVLRVFASYLDLMRTLQDTYLLEPAGSHGVWGLDDYHFLPFIFGAAQLIVHKYIKPKSIHNPDILENFSKEYMYLGRVAYVKKVKKGPFAEHSPMLDDISGVANWKKVNSGLLKMYKAEVLEKVPIMQHFLFGSLIKWEG; encoded by the exons ATGTCCAGCTCCAACCCCGGCTCGCCCCACGCCTCCGCCCATCCCGACCACGAGCACACCCCGCTCTGCCGCTCCTCCGGCGCGCCCACCACGACGCCgaccccgcccccgcccccctgGTCAGGGACCTCCGACTCCTGGCCACCGGCCTACCGCCCCATCCGCATGCCGGCCACCAACGTGTCCACCAACACCGCTGCCTTCCTCTCCCCAGTCCCGCAGCCGCTCCCGGTGCcccccgccgcgccgccccACGCCTTCCAGGCCCCCGCCAAGCGGATCGCCTCCCCCGACGACATCGCCCGCTTCCACGCCTCCCTCCACGGCCGCCACTTCCTCGGCTTCGTCGCCGCGCTCTCCGTCTCCGTCCACGGCCGCAATCTCACCGACCCTCTCGCGGCCCCGCCCTCCCCCGCCGTCTCCACGCTCCTTGACCTAGTCACCGCGCTCTCCGCGCTCGTCGCCTCCACCCCGCCGCTCCCGCACAACTCCCGGTACGGCAACCCCGCCTTCCGCCTCTGGCACGAGAAGGTCGCCGACTCTGCCGGCGAGCTTATCGTGCGGATCACGGCCACCGCCGCTTCCCCCTCGGacctcgccggcgccgaggtCGAGCTTGCGCCGTATCTCCTCGATTCCTTCGGCAACGCCACCCGCATCGACTACGGGACGGGGCACGAGACCAACTTCGCCGCCTTCCTCTACTGCCTTGCGAGGCTCGGGCTCATCACGGAGCCCGACTACCCAGCCGTCGTGCTGCGCGTCTTTGCCTCCTACCTCGACCTCATGCGTACGCTGCAGGACACGTACCTGCTGGAGCCCGCGGGCTCCCACGGTGTGTGGGGGCTCGACGATTACCACTTCCTGCCCTTCATATTTGGAGCTGCGCAACTGATCGTTCACAAGTACATAAAGCCCAAGTCGATTCACAACCCAGATATCTTGGAGAACTTCTCAAAGGAGTACATGTACCTTGGGCGCGTCGCATATGTGAAGAAGGTAAAGAAGGGGCCCTTTGCGGAGCACTCGCCAATGTTGGATGATATAAGTGGTGTGGCCAATTGGAAGAAGGTGAACAGTGGGCTGCTCAAGATGTACAAGGCTGAGGTGCTTGAGAAGGTGCCAATCATGCAGCATTTCCTCTTTGGCTCGCTTATCAAATG GGAGGGTTAA